A genomic segment from Nicotiana tabacum cultivar K326 chromosome 7, ASM71507v2, whole genome shotgun sequence encodes:
- the LOC107796310 gene encoding uncharacterized protein LOC107796310, which yields MDEVVEEVEKVKKDFEETYKQTQQHINSIQEYGKSTRLISEEKSSLPRLNGVAQDGMNLLQSLQFKLDLLAPQLPFDDQVVKTQSLAQSWKTQIQSLRLSLRNANLQAKANMRKAAQEERELLLGGGEESTVRRRNLQTKAGMTSASESITESLRRTRQLMVQEVERSASTLMTVDESTGVLTKAESEYKGHRSLLTRTRSLLSTMQRQDVLDRVILVVGFIIFSLAVLYVVSKRIGLLKLQRKLIEAVKTGTAGQVEIVPRVGREGANVAQVQMNPVPELNVPLEQAMHDEL from the exons ATGGACGAGGTGGTGGAGGAAGtagaaaaagtgaaaaaagatTTTGAAGAAACATACAAACAGACACAACAACACATCAATTCCATTCAGGAATATGGCAAATCGACGAGATTAATTTCAGAAGAGAAAAGTTCACTCCCAAGATTGAATGGTGTAGCTCAAGATGGGATGAATTTGCTTCAatcactccaattcaagcttgaTCTCTTAGCCCCACAACTCCCTTTTGATGATCAAGTTGTAAAAACTCAGTCTTTGGCTCAATCTTGGAAAACCCAAATCCAAAG CTTGAGGTTGAGTTTAAGAAACGCTAATTTACAAGCAAAGGCAAACATGAGGAAAGCTGCTCAAGAAGAG AGGGAGCTTCTGTTGGGAGGTGGAGAAGAATCTACAGTTCGCAGGCGAAATCTACA GACAAAAGCTGGAATGACATCTGCATCTGAAAGCATCACGGAGAGCCTACGCCGCACTCGCCAACTTATGGTTCAG GAGGTTGAAAGAAGTGCAAGCACTCTAATGACAGTTG ATGAATCAACAGGGGTATTAACGAAAGCTGAGAGTGAATACAAAGGCCACCGCTCCTTGCTAACACGAACGCGGAGCCTTCTGTCCACAATGCAACGGCAGGACGTTCTGGACAG GGTGATACTGGTTGTTGGATTTATTATTTTCTCCTTGGCTGTTCTTTATGTGGTTTCAAAGCGTATTGGCCTGCTCAAGTTGCAGCGTAAGCTCATTGAAGCTGTGAAGACTGGTACAGCTGGACAGGTGGAGATAGTACCCAGAGTCGGTAGAGAAGGTGCAAATGTTGCTCAGGTTCAGATGAATCCCGTACCCGAGTTAAATGTACCCTTAGAACAAGCAATGCATGATGAACTTTGA
- the LOC107796311 gene encoding uncharacterized protein LOC107796311 — translation MARDHIMADGKNSTRKVMVVADPTRESAAALQYALSHAVAENDTLILLHVGNPNAWRNLLGSFIKKPLPNSATSSSTSTTSLSSQSEEGRGVHNNPLGAFFKKSLASSASPPSSSTPSNVAEDGGVRECGGKGYMDFLGTMKHACEAAQPKIKVCTETVEMDGNAKEKASIILAKAASLGIDVLVIGQRRSLSNVILRPRRSVSLRGLGLDMADYLIENSKCTCVAVQRKGQTAGYLLNTKTHRNFWLLA, via the exons ATGGCCAGAGACCATATTATGGCAGATGGGAAGAACTCAACACGAAAAGTAATGGTGGTAGCCGATCCAACTCGTGAATCAGCAGCCGCTCTTCAATACGCGCTGTCCCATGCAGTCGCGGAAAATGACACGTTGATTCTTTTGCATGTTGGTAACCCTAATGCATGGAGGAATCTCCTTGGTTCTTTCATCAAGAAGCCATTGCCAAACTCAGCTACATCCTCGTCCACGTCCACGACCTCTTTATCCTCTCAATCTGAAGAAGGAAGAGGCGTACACAATAATCCACTCGGTGCTTTCTTTAAGAAATCACTAGCATCCTCTGCATCACCACCGTCGTCATCCACGCCCTCCAATGTGGCGGAAGACGGTGGTGTCAGAGAGTGTGGAGGAAAGGGATATATGGATTTTCTTGGGACAATGAAACATGCATGTGAGGCTGCACAACCTAAAATAAAGGTTTGTACAGAGACGGTGGAAATGGATGGCAATGCCAAGGAAAAGGCTTCTATCATTCTTGCTAAAGCTGCATCCCTTGGTATTGATGTCCTTGTTATAGGTCAAAGAAGGAGTCTTTCTAACGTAATACTTCG GCCAAGACGAAGTGTATCGCTAAGAGGGCTGGGGCTGGATATGGCAGACTATTTGATTGAGAACAGCAAATGCACCTGTGTTGCAGTTCAAAGGAAAGGCCAAACTGCAGGATATCTTCTCAACACCAAAACTCATAGAAATTTCTGGCTCTTAGCATAA
- the LOC107796312 gene encoding glutamyl-tRNA(Gln) amidotransferase subunit B, chloroplastic/mitochondrial yields MALTFLRGIQLNPSMLYPSSYFARKHGVLFCCMRSAQIQTATQEKEQPKLKVSTQNQSKTVDKILKDYEAVIGIETHVQLSTLTKAFCSCPYNYGSPPNTSVCPVCMGLPGALPVLNSKVIECAVRVGLALNCKLSLSSKFDRKQYFYPDLPKGYQISQFDIPIASGGYLDVDLPVEFGGGHRKFGVTRVHMEEDAGKLLHTNGGSYSQVDLNRAGVPLLEIVSEPDMRTGIEAAEYAAELQRLVRYLGVSNGNMQEGSLRCDVNISVRPIGQLEFGTKVEIKNLNSFSSVSRAIDYEISRQVLLHSQGQVDQIVQETRLWEEGAQKTVTMRKKEGLADYRYFPEPDLPGVTLTEEYVDNIRKSLPEVPEAKRRRYENMGLSMQDVLFLANDMNIAEFFDATIAAGADVKLAANWIMGDIAAYMKNEKVTINEIKLTPQELGELIASIKDGTISGKIGKEILFELMAKGGTVKGLIKEKDLVQIVDTAEIEKLVDKVIADNPKQLEQYRGGKTKLQGFFAGQVMKESKGKANPKLLNKILLEKLNATS; encoded by the exons ATGGCTTTGACATTCCTTAGAGGGATACAACTTAATCCTTCTATGTTATACCCATCTTCATATTTTGCAAGAAAACATGGTGTTTTGTTTTGTTGTATGAGAAGTGCACAAATACAAACTGCAACCCAAGAAAAGGAACAGCCCAAATTGAAAGTTTCCACACAAAACCAAtccaaaacagttgataaaattctGAAAGACTATGAGGCAGTTATAGGCATAGAAACACATGTTCAACTTTCTACTCTTACTAAGGCCTTTTGTAGCTGCCCTTATAACTATGGTTCTCCACCAAATACCAGTGTTTGTCCTGTTTGTATGGGTTTGCCTGGCGCATTGCCGGTTTTGAACTCAAAGGTGATTGagtgtgcagtgagagttggccTTGCACTTAATTGTAAGCTGTCTCTGAGTTCCAAGTTTGATAGGAAGCAGTACTTTTATCCTGACCTTCCAAAAGGGTATCAAATATCACAGTTTGATATCCCAATTGCTAGCGGCGGATATCTTGATGTGGATCTTCCAGTTGAGTTTGGCGGTGGCCATAGAAAGTTTGGCGTTACCAGGGTGCATATGGAAGAAGATGCAGGGAAGCTGCTTCATACCAACGGTGGGAGTTACTCGCAGG TTGACTTAAATAGGGCGGGAGTTCCACTGTTAGAAATTGTCTCTGAGCCAGATATGAGAACTGGTATTGAAGCCGCAGAATATGCTGCAGAATTGCAAAGGTTGGTCAGGTATCTGGGAGTGAGTAACGGGAATATGCAAGAAGGATCACTTCGCTGTGACGTCAATATCTCAGTTCGTCCTATTGGGCAGTTAGAGTTTGGTACAAAG GTGGAAATTAAAAACTTGAACTCCTTCTCATCGGTGAGTAGGGCCATTGATTATGAAATTTCAAGACAGGTGCTTCTACATAGCCAAGGCCAGGTTGATCAAATTGTACAGGAAACTCGTCTATGGGAGGAAGGTGCTCAG AAAACAGTAACAATGCGGAAAAAAGAAGGACTTGCTGACTATCGTTATTTCCCTGAACCTGATCTTCCTGGAGTTACTCTCACCGAGGAGTATGTGGACAATATCCGTAAATCATTGCCTGAAGTTCCAGAAGCTAAGCGTCGGAGGTACGAGAACATGGGCCTAAGCATGCAAGATGTCTTGTTTCTCGCCAATGACATGAAT ATTGCAGAATTTTTTGATGCAACAATTGCAGCAGGTGCTGATGTAAAGCTTGCTGCCAATTGGATTATGGGTGATATTGCTGCatacatgaaaaatgaaaaagtgaCTATCAATGAGATTAAACTTACCCCTCAAGAACTTGGGGAGCTCATAGCTTCCATTAAAGATGGGACTATCAGTGGAAAGATTGGAAAGGAG ATTCTATTTGAGCTAATGGCCAAGGGTGGAACTGTCAAGGGACTGATAAAAGAAAAGGATTTGGTTCAG ATTGTTGACACTGCGGAGATAGAGAAACTGGTAGATAAGGTGATTGCGGATAATCCAAAGCAGCTAGAACAATACCGTGGTGGTAAAACTAAATTGCAAGGTTTTTTTGCTGGCCAG GTGATGAAGGAATCTAAAGGCAAAGCAAATCCAAAACTTTTGAACAAAATCCTATTGGAAAAATTAAATGCCACAAGCTGA